A stretch of Streptococcus sp. oral taxon 061 DNA encodes these proteins:
- a CDS encoding alpha-mannosidase, with protein sequence MENVVVHIISHSHWDREWYLPFESHRMQLVELFDNLFDLFENDPEFKSFHLDGQTIVLDDYLEIRPENRDKVQRYIDEGKLKIGPFYILQDDYLISSEANVRNTLIGQAECAKWGKSTQIGYFPDTFGNMGQAPQILQKSGIHVAAFGRGVKPIGFDNQVLEDEQFTSQFSEMYWQGADGSRVLGILFANWYSNGNEIPVDKDEALTFWKQKLADVRDYASTNQWLMMNGCDHQPVQRNLSEAIRVANELFPDVTFVHSSFDEYVQAVESALPEHLSTVTGELTSQETDGWYTLANTSSSRVYLKQAFQENSNLLEQVVEPLTIITGGHNHKDQLTYAWKVLLQNAPHDSICGCSIDEVHREMETRFAKVNQVGNFVKTNLLNEWKHKIATQEAQSDHLFTVVNTTLHDKVDTVSVVVDVVTCDFKELHPTEGYKKMAAVTLPDYHVEDLDGHVLEAKIEDLGASFGYTLPKDKFRQPYIARQVRVTIPVHLAPLSWASFQLVEGQVDHRDGIYQNGVIDTPFVTVSVDEGITVYDKTTNEAYEDFIQFEDRGDIGNEYIYFQPKGTEPIYAQLKGYEVLENNARYAKVLLKHDLTIPVSADEKLDAEQRGIIEFMKRDAGRSEELTTIPLETEMTVFVDNPQIRFKTRFTNTAKDHRIRLLVKTHNTRPSNDSESIYEVVTRPNKPAASWENPENPQHQQAFVSLYDDVKGVTVSNKGLHEYEILGDDTMAVTLLRASGELGDWGYFPTPEAQCLRDIEVEFAVECHQAGERFSAFRRAKAFQVPFTALQVAKQEGSVAATGSLFNHAALNLPQVCPTAFKVAENEEGYVLRYYNMSQENVRVSEKQQTILDLLERPYPVHSGLLAPQEIRTELIKKEEI encoded by the coding sequence ATGGAAAATGTTGTTGTACATATTATTTCTCACAGTCACTGGGATCGTGAGTGGTATCTACCTTTTGAAAGTCACCGGATGCAATTGGTGGAACTTTTTGACAATCTTTTTGATCTTTTTGAAAATGATCCTGAGTTCAAGAGCTTCCACCTAGATGGACAAACCATTGTCCTCGATGACTATTTAGAAATTCGCCCTGAAAACCGTGACAAGGTGCAGCGTTATATCGACGAAGGGAAACTCAAGATTGGACCATTCTACATCTTGCAGGATGATTATTTGATTTCCAGTGAAGCCAATGTCCGCAATACCTTGATTGGCCAAGCTGAATGTGCTAAATGGGGTAAATCAACTCAGATTGGTTACTTTCCAGATACTTTTGGAAATATGGGGCAAGCTCCTCAAATCCTTCAAAAATCAGGTATTCACGTAGCAGCCTTTGGTCGTGGTGTCAAACCGATCGGCTTTGACAACCAAGTCCTCGAAGATGAGCAGTTTACCTCTCAATTTTCTGAGATGTACTGGCAAGGTGCGGATGGTAGCCGTGTGCTCGGCATTCTATTTGCTAACTGGTACAGTAACGGGAACGAAATTCCAGTAGATAAAGATGAAGCCTTGACCTTCTGGAAACAAAAATTGGCAGACGTCCGTGACTATGCTTCTACTAACCAATGGTTGATGATGAACGGATGTGATCACCAACCAGTTCAACGAAATTTGAGTGAAGCCATTCGTGTGGCAAACGAACTTTTCCCTGACGTGACCTTTGTTCACAGCTCCTTTGATGAATACGTTCAAGCAGTGGAAAGTGCACTTCCTGAACATCTATCAACAGTTACAGGTGAGTTGACTAGCCAGGAAACTGATGGTTGGTACACCCTTGCTAACACCTCTTCTTCACGCGTTTATCTCAAACAAGCCTTCCAAGAAAACAGCAATTTGTTGGAGCAAGTAGTAGAACCTTTGACCATCATTACTGGTGGACATAACCACAAGGATCAATTGACCTATGCTTGGAAAGTACTCTTGCAAAATGCACCACACGATAGCATCTGTGGATGCAGTATTGATGAAGTACACCGTGAAATGGAAACTCGTTTTGCCAAGGTCAATCAGGTTGGAAACTTTGTCAAGACCAACCTTCTCAATGAGTGGAAACATAAAATAGCAACTCAAGAAGCGCAAAGTGACCACCTCTTTACGGTTGTCAATACAACTTTACATGACAAGGTTGATACAGTCAGTGTTGTAGTGGATGTTGTGACTTGTGATTTCAAAGAATTGCACCCAACAGAAGGTTACAAGAAGATGGCAGCTGTGACCTTGCCAGATTACCATGTTGAAGATTTGGATGGCCATGTCCTTGAAGCCAAGATTGAAGACTTGGGAGCAAGTTTTGGTTATACCTTGCCTAAGGATAAATTCCGCCAACCATATATTGCACGCCAAGTTCGCGTGACAATCCCAGTCCACCTTGCTCCGCTTTCTTGGGCAAGCTTCCAATTGGTCGAAGGTCAAGTAGATCACCGTGATGGTATTTACCAAAATGGAGTCATTGATACACCATTCGTGACAGTGAGTGTAGATGAAGGAATTACAGTCTACGACAAGACTACTAACGAAGCCTACGAAGATTTCATCCAATTCGAGGACCGTGGAGATATCGGGAATGAGTACATTTATTTCCAACCAAAAGGAACTGAGCCAATCTACGCTCAACTGAAAGGCTATGAAGTCTTAGAAAACAATGCTCGCTATGCTAAGGTTTTGCTCAAACATGACTTGACTATTCCAGTTAGCGCAGATGAAAAATTGGATGCTGAACAAAGAGGTATCATCGAGTTCATGAAACGAGATGCAGGTCGTTCAGAAGAGTTGACAACCATTCCTCTTGAAACAGAAATGACTGTCTTTGTGGACAATCCACAGATTCGCTTCAAGACTCGCTTTACCAATACAGCCAAAGACCACCGCATTCGTCTCTTGGTCAAAACTCATAACACACGCCCAAGTAATGATTCTGAAAGCATCTATGAAGTTGTGACAAGACCAAATAAACCGGCAGCTTCTTGGGAAAATCCTGAAAATCCACAACACCAACAAGCCTTTGTCAGTTTGTATGATGATGTAAAAGGAGTGACCGTATCCAATAAAGGATTGCACGAATACGAAATCCTTGGAGACGACACCATGGCTGTAACTCTTCTCCGTGCTTCAGGTGAGCTAGGTGACTGGGGCTACTTCCCAACGCCAGAAGCCCAGTGCTTGCGCGATATCGAAGTTGAGTTTGCAGTAGAATGCCATCAAGCAGGCGAACGTTTCTCAGCCTTCCGTCGTGCAAAAGCCTTCCAGGTGCCATTTACAGCCCTTCAAGTTGCAAAACAAGAAGGTAGCGTTGCTGCAACAGGTAGTCTCTTCAACCATGCAGCCCTCAACTTGCCACAAGTCTGCCCAACAGCCTTTAAAGTTGCTGAAAATGAAGAAGGATACGTCCTTCGTTACTACAATATGAGTCAAGAAAATGTTCGCGTGTCTGAAAAACAACAAACCATTCTTGATTTGTTGGAACGCCCATATCCAGTTCATTCAGGACTATTGGCACCACAGGAAATTCGTACAGAATTGATCAAAAAAGAAGAAATTTAA
- the polA gene encoding DNA polymerase I, with product MDKKKLLLIDGSSVAFRAFFALYQQLDRFKNDNGLHTNAIYGFHLMLNHLLERVQPSHILVAFDAGKTTFRTEMYADYKGGRAKTPDEFREQFPFIRELLDHLGIRHYELAQYEADDIIGTLGRLAEKESFDVTIVSGDKDLIQLTDEHTVVEISKKGVAEFEAFTPEYLMEKMGITPAQFIDLKALMGDKSDNIPGVTKIGEKTGIKLLLEHGSLEGIYENIDSMKASKMKENLVNDKEQAFLSKTLATIDTKAPIEIGLDDLVYSGPNVENLGKFYDEMGFKQLKQALNASQTNQAETLNFTMVDKVSQDMLSEDSIFHFELFGENYHIDDLVGFAWSCGDKLYATDKLELLQDPILKDFLEKTPLKVYDFKKAKVLLNRFGLNLQAPAFDSRLAKYLLSTVENNEISTIASLYGKTYLPDDETFYGKGVKKAIPEREKFLEHLARKVAVLVETEPVLLDKLSENGQLDLLYEMEQPLALVLAKMEIAGIKVKKETLLEMQAENELVIEKLTQEIYELAGEEFNINSPKQLGELLFEKLGLPLEYTKKTKTGYSTAVDVLERLAPIAPIVKKILDYRQIAKIQSTYVIGLQDWILADGKIHTRYVQDLTQTGRLSSVDPNLQNIPVRLEQGRLIRKAFVPEWEDSVLLSSDYSQIELRVLAHISKDEHLIKAFQEGADIHTSTAMRVFGIERPEDVTPNDRRNAKAVNFGVVYGISDFGLSNNLGISRKEAKAYIDTYFERFPGIKNYMDEVVREARDKGYVETLFKRRRELPDINSRNFNIRGFAERTAINSPIQGSAADILKIAMIQLDKALVAGGYQTKMLLQVHDEIVLEVPKSELIVIKNLVKQTMEEAIQLSVPLIADENEGVTWYEAK from the coding sequence ATGGACAAGAAAAAATTATTATTGATTGATGGTTCTTCGGTTGCTTTCCGAGCATTCTTTGCACTTTATCAGCAACTGGATCGTTTTAAAAATGACAATGGACTACATACCAATGCAATCTATGGATTTCATCTGATGCTAAATCACCTATTGGAACGTGTCCAACCGAGTCATATCCTGGTTGCTTTTGATGCAGGAAAGACAACTTTCCGTACAGAGATGTATGCTGATTATAAGGGTGGCCGTGCTAAGACTCCGGATGAGTTTCGTGAGCAATTTCCCTTTATTCGTGAGTTGCTAGACCATCTTGGGATTCGTCATTATGAGTTGGCCCAGTATGAAGCAGATGATATCATTGGTACCTTGGGACGCTTGGCTGAAAAGGAATCTTTTGATGTAACGATCGTCAGTGGAGACAAGGACTTGATTCAGTTGACAGATGAACATACAGTGGTTGAGATTTCTAAGAAAGGTGTAGCTGAATTTGAGGCGTTTACACCAGAATATCTCATGGAAAAGATGGGCATCACACCAGCTCAGTTCATTGATCTTAAAGCCCTCATGGGAGATAAGTCAGATAATATCCCTGGTGTAACTAAGATTGGTGAAAAGACTGGGATCAAGCTCTTGTTAGAACATGGCTCGCTTGAAGGTATTTATGAAAATATTGACAGCATGAAGGCTTCAAAGATGAAGGAAAATCTTGTCAATGACAAGGAACAAGCCTTTCTGTCTAAAACACTAGCTACCATCGACACGAAAGCGCCAATCGAGATAGGTCTGGATGATTTGGTCTATAGTGGGCCAAATGTGGAAAACCTTGGGAAATTCTACGATGAGATGGGCTTTAAGCAGCTCAAGCAAGCCTTGAATGCTTCTCAGACTAACCAAGCTGAGACTTTGAATTTCACTATGGTGGATAAAGTAAGTCAAGATATGCTGAGTGAAGACTCTATCTTCCACTTTGAACTTTTTGGAGAAAACTATCATATAGATGATTTAGTTGGCTTTGCCTGGTCTTGTGGAGACAAACTTTACGCTACAGATAAGCTAGAACTTCTGCAGGATCCGATTCTTAAGGATTTTCTAGAAAAAACACCTCTGAAAGTGTATGACTTTAAGAAGGCTAAAGTTCTCTTAAATCGCTTTGGTTTGAATTTACAGGCTCCTGCTTTTGACAGCCGTTTGGCTAAGTATCTTCTCTCAACAGTAGAGAATAATGAAATTTCAACCATTGCTAGTCTATACGGTAAGACATATTTACCTGATGATGAAACCTTCTACGGCAAGGGTGTCAAGAAAGCTATCCCTGAGCGAGAGAAATTCTTGGAACACTTAGCTCGTAAGGTTGCTGTTTTAGTTGAAACTGAACCTGTTTTACTTGACAAGTTAAGTGAAAACGGTCAATTAGACCTCCTCTATGAGATGGAGCAACCTCTGGCCCTTGTTCTAGCTAAGATGGAAATCGCTGGGATCAAGGTCAAAAAAGAAACCTTGCTTGAGATGCAAGCTGAAAATGAGCTCGTCATCGAAAAGTTGACGCAAGAGATTTATGAATTGGCTGGTGAGGAATTTAATATCAACTCGCCTAAACAGCTTGGCGAATTGCTTTTTGAAAAGCTAGGTCTCCCTCTCGAATACACGAAGAAAACTAAGACCGGTTACTCGACAGCAGTAGATGTCTTGGAACGTCTAGCTCCTATTGCCCCAATCGTTAAGAAAATTCTCGATTACCGTCAGATTGCTAAGATTCAATCCACTTATGTAATCGGTCTACAGGACTGGATTTTAGCGGATGGCAAGATTCACACGCGCTATGTACAGGATTTGACTCAGACCGGTCGTCTGTCTAGTGTGGATCCAAACTTGCAAAATATCCCTGTTCGATTGGAACAAGGTCGTCTTATTCGTAAGGCTTTTGTGCCAGAGTGGGAGGATAGTGTCCTTCTCAGCTCGGACTACTCACAGATTGAATTGCGCGTTTTGGCGCATATCTCTAAGGATGAACACTTAATTAAGGCCTTCCAAGAAGGAGCGGATATTCATACCTCGACAGCCATGCGTGTCTTTGGGATTGAACGTCCTGAGGATGTGACTCCGAATGACCGTCGCAATGCCAAGGCTGTCAACTTTGGAGTGGTTTACGGAATTTCAGACTTTGGTTTATCCAATAACCTAGGTATCAGCCGTAAAGAGGCGAAGGCCTATATCGATACCTACTTTGAACGCTTCCCAGGTATTAAAAACTACATGGATGAAGTGGTGCGTGAAGCGCGTGATAAGGGTTATGTAGAGACTCTTTTCAAACGTCGTCGTGAGTTGCCAGATATCAATTCGCGTAACTTTAACATTCGTGGTTTTGCGGAACGTACAGCTATCAACTCACCTATCCAAGGTTCGGCTGCAGATATTCTCAAAATCGCTATGATTCAGTTAGATAAAGCCTTGGTAGCAGGTGGTTATCAGACTAAGATGCTGTTACAAGTACACGATGAAATTGTACTTGAGGTGCCTAAGTCAGAATTGATAGTTATTAAAAATCTTGTCAAACAAACTATGGAAGAAGCCATTCAACTCAGTGTGCCACTGATTGCTGACGAAAATGAAGGTGTAACTTGGTACGAAGCTAAGTAG
- a CDS encoding APC family permease translates to MKKDQHQLNWLMVSLIAFNMVWGLGNVVNNYSQQGISVVVSWVLILALYFIPYSLIVGQLGSTFKESGSGVSDWVEKTSTKRLAYFAAWTYWVVHIPYLAQKPQGILIPLGWALQGNGQFLKQIDFHWIVILSLLIFGLFLYLSTKGLATLKVIGSLAGSAMLIMSLFFVLLAVGLPFIKPDIQFATPHMDQLSTYIPNFDFSYFTTISLLVFAVGGCEKISPYVNQTRNPAKEFPKGMIVMAIMVGLSAILGSVAMGMLFDGNNIPEDLMRNGAYQAFQMLGNSWGVGNLFVVIYALTNMVGQIAALAFSIDAPLQILLNNADENYIPSWLRKRTEKGVLINGYLLTGVLVSLIIILPIFGIQEIDGLVKWMTNLNSIVMPMRYLWVFLAYMMLNRAWKTYKNAEYKFVKNPKLGFIIGTWCFLFTAFACILGMVPKINYAENPTAWQFSLLTNILTPIILIGLGVILPVLAKKEQKKQSK, encoded by the coding sequence ATGAAAAAAGATCAACACCAACTTAATTGGCTGATGGTTTCTCTGATCGCTTTCAACATGGTTTGGGGGCTAGGAAACGTCGTCAACAACTATTCTCAACAGGGAATTTCAGTCGTCGTATCTTGGGTTTTAATCCTCGCACTCTACTTCATCCCTTATTCCCTCATTGTCGGACAACTAGGTTCTACCTTTAAGGAAAGCGGAAGCGGTGTTAGTGACTGGGTTGAAAAAACATCAACCAAACGTCTCGCCTACTTTGCCGCTTGGACCTACTGGGTTGTGCATATCCCTTACCTCGCACAAAAACCTCAAGGAATCCTGATTCCGCTTGGATGGGCCTTGCAAGGCAACGGTCAATTTCTAAAACAAATTGACTTCCACTGGATTGTTATTCTCAGCTTACTAATCTTTGGACTTTTCCTCTACCTTTCTACAAAGGGATTGGCAACTCTAAAAGTTATCGGTAGCTTGGCGGGAAGTGCTATGTTGATTATGTCTCTATTCTTTGTGCTTTTGGCTGTCGGTCTGCCTTTCATCAAGCCTGATATTCAGTTTGCGACACCACACATGGATCAGCTGAGCACCTACATTCCAAACTTTGATTTTTCTTATTTTACAACGATTTCACTGCTAGTATTTGCAGTTGGTGGTTGTGAAAAAATTTCCCCTTACGTGAATCAAACCCGCAACCCTGCAAAAGAATTTCCAAAAGGTATGATTGTCATGGCCATCATGGTAGGTCTCTCTGCTATCCTTGGTTCAGTTGCCATGGGAATGCTATTTGATGGCAATAATATCCCTGAAGACCTCATGCGTAATGGTGCTTATCAAGCCTTCCAAATGCTAGGAAATTCTTGGGGCGTTGGAAACCTCTTTGTCGTAATCTATGCTCTTACAAACATGGTCGGACAAATTGCGGCACTTGCCTTCTCTATTGATGCACCACTGCAAATCCTTCTCAATAACGCTGATGAAAACTACATCCCAAGTTGGCTTCGTAAACGTACTGAAAAAGGCGTCCTCATTAATGGTTATCTCCTTACAGGCGTCCTCGTTAGTCTCATCATCATCCTCCCAATTTTTGGTATCCAGGAAATTGACGGACTTGTAAAATGGATGACCAACCTCAATTCTATCGTGATGCCGATGCGTTACCTCTGGGTATTCCTTGCCTACATGATGCTCAATCGCGCCTGGAAGACATACAAAAATGCCGAATACAAGTTTGTGAAAAATCCTAAACTTGGCTTTATTATCGGTACTTGGTGCTTCCTCTTTACAGCCTTTGCTTGTATCCTAGGTATGGTTCCAAAAATTAACTATGCTGAGAATCCAACTGCTTGGCAATTCTCTCTACTTACAAATATCTTAACACCAATTATTCTGATTGGTTTGGGTGTTATTCTACCAGTACTTGCCAAAAAAGAACAAAAGAAACAAAGCAAATAA
- a CDS encoding GH92 family glycosyl hydrolase: MKPILETIDTRFGTASKHAFSRGNTLPYTGVPFGMNYFVPQTSDQEGSWFFDPHLPIFQGIRLTHQPSPWIGDYSWLLLTPVTGKISGDTLFYRQSSYNLERAIFNPHYLRIFSERYQIETQLTPTCYGASIQLRQTQGQHLSLYIRAADDLTLEQVDNRTIDFRQSGLTETNKSPLVMFTVLAFSTDIKSINQEGEDWRIDLAGAEAQVQLATSFISKEQALFNLPKQDFEETKADAKDSWEDLLGRFDVVETGSVDRTFFDHCLYRLFLFPQTFYEVNEQGENIHMGLASGTIKPGLLYTNNGFWDTFRTSFPLFALIIPEYYHQFLEGFLNSYRDTGYLPKWLAPDERGMMPGTLIDGLIADSACKGMAPELEEEFLKAMIETATKADPKAVNGRHGLAQYQELGYLSTDYHESVSHTLDYAYSDFCISTCAAKLGQEELAQTYSQYSKNYQNLFDPETGYMRARDVDGNFRPDFSPYSWGRDYAECSAVQASLGVLHDISGLSQLMGGKESFSNYLLKTCQSLPLFETTGYGYEIHEMSEMATAPFGQLAISNQPSFHIPYLFRYSNYSQYTSLLIKTLRQKAFRSDWDAYPGDEDNGSLSAWYVWSALGLYPTCPGKASYDLGIPLFDHLRVYLAEKEQWLDIRTQQNHEHFHFVQDCRLDGKEKQTISHQELLNAQTLDFNLSWLPKH; this comes from the coding sequence ATGAAACCTATACTTGAAACCATTGATACGCGTTTTGGCACCGCGAGCAAGCATGCCTTTTCACGAGGCAATACACTACCCTACACTGGAGTGCCTTTTGGGATGAATTACTTTGTTCCACAAACTAGTGATCAGGAAGGATCTTGGTTTTTTGATCCCCATCTTCCCATATTTCAGGGTATTCGATTAACCCATCAGCCTAGCCCTTGGATTGGTGATTATTCTTGGTTACTACTGACTCCTGTTACAGGAAAAATCAGCGGTGACACGCTCTTCTATCGTCAGTCTTCCTATAACTTGGAGCGTGCCATTTTCAATCCCCATTATCTCAGAATTTTTTCTGAACGTTACCAGATTGAAACTCAACTCACACCGACTTGCTATGGAGCTTCTATCCAACTAAGACAAACACAAGGCCAGCACCTCTCGCTCTATATTCGTGCAGCTGATGATTTAACATTAGAGCAAGTGGATAATCGTACTATCGACTTTCGACAAAGTGGATTAACAGAAACAAACAAAAGTCCCCTAGTCATGTTCACTGTCCTCGCATTCTCTACGGATATTAAATCTATCAATCAAGAGGGGGAAGACTGGCGTATTGACTTGGCTGGAGCAGAAGCTCAAGTTCAACTGGCAACTTCCTTTATTTCCAAAGAGCAAGCCCTCTTTAATCTCCCTAAACAAGATTTTGAAGAAACAAAAGCAGATGCTAAAGATAGTTGGGAAGACCTTCTGGGCCGTTTTGATGTCGTAGAAACCGGCTCAGTAGACCGAACATTTTTTGACCACTGCCTCTACAGGCTTTTCCTCTTCCCGCAAACATTTTATGAGGTGAATGAGCAGGGCGAGAATATTCATATGGGCCTTGCTTCAGGAACGATCAAGCCTGGTCTACTCTATACCAACAATGGTTTTTGGGATACCTTCCGCACTTCATTCCCACTCTTTGCCTTGATTATTCCGGAATACTATCACCAATTTCTTGAGGGCTTCCTTAATAGCTACCGCGACACTGGCTATCTCCCTAAGTGGCTTGCTCCTGACGAACGAGGAATGATGCCTGGTACTTTGATTGATGGTCTTATTGCAGATAGCGCTTGTAAAGGCATGGCACCTGAACTTGAAGAAGAATTTCTCAAAGCCATGATTGAAACTGCGACCAAGGCAGATCCAAAAGCTGTCAACGGGCGACACGGTCTTGCTCAATACCAAGAACTTGGCTACCTATCCACAGATTATCATGAAAGTGTCAGTCATACACTGGACTATGCTTATAGTGATTTTTGCATCTCTACCTGCGCAGCAAAATTGGGTCAAGAAGAACTAGCACAAACTTATTCCCAATATTCTAAGAATTATCAAAATCTATTTGACCCTGAAACAGGCTACATGAGGGCGCGTGATGTAGATGGCAACTTCCGTCCTGACTTTTCTCCTTATAGTTGGGGTCGTGACTACGCTGAGTGTTCAGCCGTTCAAGCCAGTCTCGGTGTCTTACATGATATTTCTGGACTTAGCCAACTAATGGGGGGAAAAGAATCCTTTAGTAACTATCTTTTGAAAACTTGTCAAAGTCTCCCTCTCTTTGAAACGACCGGCTATGGTTATGAAATCCATGAAATGAGCGAAATGGCAACAGCGCCATTTGGTCAACTAGCCATTTCAAACCAACCAAGTTTCCACATCCCTTACCTTTTCCGCTACAGTAATTATTCTCAATATACCAGTCTCTTAATCAAGACCCTTCGTCAAAAAGCCTTTCGATCTGACTGGGATGCTTATCCAGGAGACGAGGATAACGGTAGTCTATCAGCTTGGTATGTCTGGTCTGCTCTTGGGCTTTACCCAACCTGTCCAGGAAAAGCATCTTACGACCTTGGGATTCCACTCTTTGATCATCTGCGTGTCTATCTGGCAGAAAAAGAGCAGTGGTTGGATATTCGTACTCAGCAAAATCATGAACATTTCCACTTTGTACAAGACTGTCGATTGGACGGGAAAGAAAAACAAACCATCAGTCATCAGGAACTGCTTAATGCTCAAACCCTTGACTTTAATCTCAGTTGGTTACCGAAGCATTAA
- a CDS encoding glycoside hydrolase family 125 protein, whose protein sequence is MVYSKEIVREWLDEVAERAKDHPEWVDVFERCYTDTLDNTVEILEDGSTFVLTGDIPAMWLRDSTAQLRPYLHVAKRDPRLRQTIAGLVKRQMALILKDPYANSFNIEENWKGHHETDHTDLNGWIWERKYEVDSLCYPLQLAYLLWKETGETSQFDEIFVTAAKEILHLWTVEQDHNNSPYRFVRDTDRKEDTLVNDGFGPDFAVTGMTWSAFRPSDDCCQYSYLIPSNMFAVVVLGYVQEIFAELTLADSESIIADAKRLQTEIQEGIENYAYTTNSKGEKIYAFEVDGLGNASIMDDPNVPSLLAAPYLGYCDVNDEVYQATRRTILSPENPYFYQGEYASGLGSSHTFYRYIWPIALSIQGLTTTDKAEKKHLLDQLVACDGGTGVMHESFHVDDPTLYSREWFSWANMMFCELVLDYLDIR, encoded by the coding sequence ATGGTTTATTCAAAAGAAATTGTTAGAGAGTGGCTAGATGAGGTAGCGGAGCGTGCTAAAGATCATCCGGAATGGGTGGATGTCTTTGAACGTTGCTACACAGACACTTTAGACAATACAGTTGAAATCTTAGAAGACGGCTCGACCTTTGTGCTAACCGGGGATATTCCAGCTATGTGGCTCCGTGATTCAACTGCTCAGCTTAGACCATACCTTCATGTGGCAAAAAGAGACCCTCGTTTGCGCCAGACCATTGCTGGCTTGGTTAAACGCCAGATGGCTTTGATTCTCAAGGATCCCTATGCCAACTCTTTCAATATTGAGGAGAACTGGAAGGGTCATCACGAGACAGACCATACAGACCTCAATGGCTGGATTTGGGAACGTAAGTATGAAGTGGATTCGCTTTGCTATCCCTTGCAATTGGCTTATCTCCTTTGGAAGGAAACTGGTGAGACGAGTCAATTTGATGAAATCTTTGTCACCGCGGCCAAGGAAATCCTTCATCTTTGGACGGTGGAGCAAGATCACAATAATTCACCATACCGTTTCGTTCGTGACACTGATCGCAAGGAGGATACCTTGGTAAATGATGGATTTGGTCCTGACTTTGCCGTGACAGGAATGACCTGGTCAGCCTTCCGTCCAAGTGATGACTGCTGTCAGTATAGCTACTTGATTCCGTCGAATATGTTTGCAGTGGTTGTCTTGGGTTATGTCCAAGAAATCTTTGCAGAATTGACTCTAGCCGATAGCGAAAGTATTATTGCTGATGCCAAACGCCTCCAAACTGAGATTCAAGAAGGGATCGAAAATTACGCCTACACTACAAATAGTAAGGGTGAAAAGATTTATGCCTTTGAGGTAGACGGTCTAGGAAATGCTAGCATCATGGACGATCCTAACGTGCCAAGTTTGTTGGCTGCTCCATATCTTGGTTACTGTGATGTCAATGACGAAGTGTATCAAGCCACTCGTCGCACTATTCTGAGCCCTGAAAATCCATACTTCTACCAAGGAGAATACGCTAGTGGACTCGGAAGTTCACATACCTTCTACCGCTATATCTGGCCGATTGCTCTATCTATCCAAGGATTGACAACGACGGATAAGGCGGAGAAAAAACATTTGCTAGATCAACTCGTTGCCTGCGATGGTGGAACAGGTGTCATGCACGAAAGCTTCCACGTAGACGATCCGACTCTCTACTCTCGTGAATGGTTCTCATGGGCCAACATGATGTTCTGCGAATTGGTCTTGGATTACCTAGATATTCGCTAA